One window of Bactrocera tryoni isolate S06 chromosome 2, CSIRO_BtryS06_freeze2, whole genome shotgun sequence genomic DNA carries:
- the LOC120767827 gene encoding dTTP/UTP pyrophosphatase, whose product MLATVKHLLAQKRIVLASSSPRRQELVKSIGLNIELCPSNFEENLDYHEFKEFAGFVEATADGKAEEVYQRLHAADPTSDLLVIGADTMVTLGDEVYGKPKDAADAVRMLTNLAGKCNRTHTGIALRHSKGSRHFTETTDVYFGELSKEQIQDYVDSGEPLDKAGAYGIQGIGGSLIAKIEGDYYCVMGLPLHRLCKEICALLEETENGCSAEKKSRKE is encoded by the exons ATGTTGGCAACGGTTAAACATTTGCTAGCGCAAAAGCGTATTGTATTAGCAAGCAGTTCTCCTCGACGGCAGGAGCTTGTAAAGTCCATT GGACTCAATATTGAGTTATGTCCATCTaactttgaagaaaatttggaCTATCATGAATTCAAGGAATTCGCTGGCTTTGTTGAAGCTACTGCTGATGGCAAGGCTGAAGAGGTGTATCAACGCTTGCATGCCGCTGATCCCACATCAGATTTACTAGTTATAGGCGCCGACACAATGGTCACGTTAGGTGATGAAGTTTATGGCAAGCCAAAGGATGCTGCCGATGCTGTTCGCATGCTGACTAA TCTTGCAGGCAAATGTAATCGCACGCATACGGGTATTGCGCTGCGTCACAGTAAAGGCAGTCGACATTTTACAGAAACTACTGATGTCTACTTCGGTGAATTAAGCAAAGAACAAATTCAGGACTATGTTGATAGCGGCGAACCGCT CGATAAAGCGGGCGCCTATGGCATACAAGGAATTGGTGGCTCCTTAATTGCTAAAATTGAAGGTGATTATTATTGTGTTATGGGCTTGCCATTACATCGTCTGTGCAAGGAAATATGTGCTTTGCTTGAGGAAACCGAAAATGGTTGCTCTGCCGAAAAGAAATCAAGAAAAGAGTGA
- the LOC120768122 gene encoding CD63 antigen — MARDQLNSGMRCAKFMLVIVSFMFALTAVLLIMVGSTIQAIFGDFSQFIDGHFFSPPALLIAIGFILLLVATLGAYGAVKESVMLINLYGVSLFLVFILEVAAAISAFVMQTQVRGMLMRTMNDSLIHYNENEYVQMGVDFMQETLGCCGVNSPLDWKPLNSTNAEIEVPASCCDETSIDDVNYCISSYDSGCLARMDFIISQSTMLIATGATTVAFVQLLGVLCAFMLAKTLRRNKSIREARRWQLQQSLGVLISGGKVVPPTNSPINGYTQLERAERYMEHDPVTYTPSSPSVN, encoded by the exons CTCACCGCGGTTTTGCTTATTATGGTCGGCTCAACAATCCAGGCGATATTCGGCGATTTTAGCCAATTCATCGACGGTCACTTCTTCTCGCCGCCTGCATTGCTCATCGCCATCGGTTTCATTTTACTGCTAGTCGCAACATTGGGCGCTTATGGTGCGGTCAAGGAGAGTGTAATGCTAATCAATTTG TACGGCGTTAGCTTGTTCCTGGTGTTCATACTGGAAGTGGCTGCCGCCATTTCTGCCTTTGTAATGCAAACCCAAGTGCGTGGCATGCTGATGCGCACCATGAACGATTCCCTCATCCACTATAATGAGAACGAGTATGTGCAAATGGGTGTGGATTTCATGCAGGAAACC CTCGGCTGCTGTGGCGTTAATAGTCCGTTGGACTGGAAACCACTGAATAGCACTAATGCCGAAATTGAGGTGCCAGCATCTTGCTGTGATGAGACCTCTATCGATGACGTCAATTACTGTATTAGCTCTTACGACAGCGGTTGTTTGGCACGTATGGACTTTATTATCTCGCAGAGCACAATGCTCATTGCTACCGGCGCTACCACTGTGGCCTTTGTGCAG TTACTCGGCGTACTCTGCGCCTTCATGTTAGCCAAAACGCTACGTCGCAACAAATCGATACGCGAAGCACGCCGCTGGCAGCTACAACAAAGCTTGGGTGTACTTATTTCGGGTGGCAAGGTCGTGCCACCGACCAATTCACCGATTAACGGCTATACGCAATTGGAACGCGCTGAACGTTATATGGAACACGATCCTGTAACGTATACGCCAAGCAGTCCCAGTGTTAATTAA
- the LOC120767826 gene encoding uncharacterized protein LOC120767826: protein MINNKATNTTQITTTRQRPLQTAKDNGNDNSTGADKVCSGAKPKFSFLDALSPEDRALFEEHIREDDVDMPSSSSAQQTTSTAVAGNVTNTTIAPSNRLSCSDSGEGGTRKKRKRRGKVPPLPPAGHPGGHDDPRRRGMSGASFKWYLRHLQEGRSPEEAEQMARNRIRGSAASKARKAGNTASVSKRSSGTRIRDPVNVNPSSNCGSERTAPPKTHTMKRKSEHITPQEPPNTKRQKVNYAQVAGGVLSAPNPSRVAEGQRRCTDALKGIQMAVLPLNYPVETMGAEELTALQDLLMEEVYRGCGYPVSFHAVHFKGGILQVDCKDERSADWLREIAPKLVGWKGPVLCAKRGEDIPPMHSMTVFLPRCADKPFEFALGLVRNQNEGINTSAWRVVYSKVEDSGWRLNICVDDESYKLIRKEGFRLNYRFSSVVMRPYRSKATKESEKDEKMLVNEDATQTKDGVDEDQYLIKQIL from the coding sequence ATGataaacaacaaagcaacaaacacaacaCAAATAACTACCACAAGGCAACGACCACTGCAAACGGCAAAGGACAATGGTAATGACAACAGTACCGGTGCAGATAAGGTGTGTTCAGGAGCTAAACCTAAGTTTAGCTTCCTGGATGCCCTATCGCCAGAGGATCGTGCGCTATTTGAAGAGCATATCAGGGAGGATGATGTCGACATGCCCTCGAGTAGTAGCGCTCAGCAGACGACATCCACTGCGGTCGCTGGAAATGTGACGAACACCACCATAGCCCCCTCAAACAGGCTAAGCTGCTCGGATTCTGGAGAAGGTGGTACTCGAAAAAAAAGGAAACGGAGAGGCAAAGTACCCCCCCTACCACCAGCAGGTCATCCAGGTGGTCATGATGACCCTCGTAGGAGGGGAATGAGCGGTGCCAGCTTTAAATGGTACCTGAGGCATCTTCAGGAAGGAAGATCTCCTGAGGAGGCCGAGCAGATGGCGCGTAACAGGATCAGAGGCAGCGCCGCTTCAAAGGCGCGTAAGGCCGGAAATACCGCATCCGTTAGCAAACGGAGTAGCGGAACTCGTATCCGCGATCCAGTCAACGTCAATCCATCCAGTAATTGCGGAAGCGAAAGGACGGCGCCTCCAAAGACACATACCATGAAACGCAAAAGCGAACACATAACGCCACAGGAGCCACCGAACACTAAACGGCAGAAGGTTAATTATGCCCAGGTAGCTGGAGGTGTACTCTCCGCACCTAATCCTTCACGGGTGGCTGAGGGACAGCGCCGATGTACGGATGCCTTAAAAGGTATACAGATGGCTGTGCTGCCTTTGAATTACCCGGTGGAGACTATGGGGGCAGAGGAGCTTACCGCTCTACAAGATCTCCTCATGGAAGAAGTATACAGGGGGTGTGGGTACCCAGTCTCCTTCCATGCGGTGCATTTTAAGGGCGGTATACTACAGGTGGATTGCAAGGACGAGAGAAGTGCTGACTGGCTACGGGAGATCGCCCCCAAGCTGGTAGGCTGGAAGGGCCCCGTCCTATGCGCAAAGAGGGGAGAAGACATTCCGCCCATGCACAGCATGACGGTGTTTCTCCCCAGGTGTGCCGATAAGCCATTTGAATTTGCTCTAGGGCTCGTCAGGAACCAAAACGAGGGAATTAATACCTCGGCCTGGCGAGTGGTGTATAGCAAAGTTGAGGATTCTGGGTGGAGGCTGAATATCTGTGTTGACGATGAGTCCTATAAACTCATCCGGAAGGAGGGCTTCCGCCTAAACTACCGGTTCAGCTCGGTAGTCATGAGACCCTACAGGTCCAAGGCTACTAAGGAGAGCGAAAAGGATGAGAAAATGCTGGTAAACGAGGATGCTACGCAAACGAAGGACGGCGTAGATGAGGACCAGTACCTCATAAAACAGATCCTGTAG
- the LOC120769613 gene encoding argininosuccinate lyase, translating to MAQQLWGGRFGDAEGKTSECLAKLNCSLPLDSRFYAEDIDGSIAYAEALARAGLITDKDAADIGAALEVVRREWNDGSIKFLSSDEDVHTVNERRLTELIGDVGKRLHTGRSRNDQVITDMKLWLRRGIRETLAGLRAVIEASVEQAKQNLGTLMPGYTHLQRAQPVQFSHWMLSHAFALQADCQRLLELKERANLLPLGSGALAGNPLGVDREWLAKRLNFAGVTPNSMHAVGDRDFVVDFIYCCSLASLHLSRLAEDLILYATKEFDFIKIADGFSTGSSLMPQKRNPDSLELVRGISGSICASLSGIMMTIKGTPTTYNKDLQFDKQYAFDAFDRLQDALTVVEGVIKTMQLNRERMESALSPDMLATDWAYYLVRKGVPFRQAHHYIGEVVAYAEKHGLELNEIPLGELQKICKEFNVDIAKVSDYGVNVEKYDVTGGTATKSVKQQLKTLQNFLEQLKQLK from the exons ATGGCCCAACAATTGTGGGGTGGCCGTTTCGGTGATGCCGAGGGCAAAACGAGTGAATGCTTAGCAAAATTGAACTGCAGTCTGCCACTGGATTCGCGTTTCTATGCCGAGGATATCGATGGCAGTATTGCCTACGCCGAAGCTTTGGCGCGTGCCGGTTTAATTACCGATAAAGATGCTGCCGATATTGGCGCTGCGCTGGAAGTGGTGCGTCGCGAATGGAATGATGGTAGTATTAAGTTTCTCAGCAGCGATGAGGATGTACACACCGTGAATGAACGTCGTCTCACCGAACTGATCGGTGATGTCGGCAAGCGCCTGCACACCGGACGTAGTCGTAACGATCAAGTGATCACCGATATGAAATTGTGGTTACGTCGTGGCATACGCGAGACCCTGGCCGGTTTGCGTGCGGTCATCGAGGCGTCTGTCGAGCAGGCGAAGCAGAATTTGGGTACGCTCATGCCGGGCTATACGCACTTGCAACGCGCACAGCCCGTACAGTTCTCACATTGGATGCTCTCGCATGCGTTTGCGCTGCAAGCGGATTGTCAGCGTTTGTTGGAGTTGAAGGAGCGCGCCAATCTTCTGCCCTTGGGTAGTGGCGCCTTGGCAGGCAATCCGCTGGGCGTTGATCGTGAATGGCTGGCGAAGCGTCTGAATTTTGCCGGTGTCACGCCGAACAGCATGCATGCGGTGGGTGATCGTGATTTTGTGG TTGACTTCATCTACTGCTGCTCACTAGCCAGCTTGCATCTCTCGCGCCTAGCTGAGGATCTAATATTATATGCGACTAAAGAATTCGATTTCATAAAAATAGCCGACGGTTTCTCCACTGGCAGCAGTTTAATGCCACAAAAGCGTAATCCTGATAGCTTGGAATTGGTGCGCGGCATATCCGGTAGCATTTGCGCATCGCTGAGCG GCATCATGATGACCATCAAGGGTACGCCAACCACGTACAATAAAGATTTACAATTCGACAAGCAATATGCGTTCGATGCCTTTGATCGGCTGCAAGATGCGCTCACCGTTGTTGAGGGTGTCATTAAGACCATGCAATTGAATCGTGAGCGCATGGAGTCGGCATTGAGTCCAGACATGTTGGCCACTGATTGG GCTTACTATCTGGTACGTAAGGGTGTGCCATTCCGTCAGGCTCATCACTACATCGGCGAGGTGGTGGCTTATGCGGAAAAGCATGGCTTGGAGCTCAACGAAATACCTTTGGGTGAACTACAGAAAATATGCAAAGAATTTAATGTCGACATTGCGAAAGTGTCCGATTATGGCGTTAATGTGGAGAAATATGATGTAACCGGTGGCACCGCCACCAAATCGGTGAAGCAACAATTGAAGACGCTGCAAAATTTCTTAGAGCAGCTTAAGCAgttgaaataa